One stretch of Oncorhynchus tshawytscha isolate Ot180627B linkage group LG21, Otsh_v2.0, whole genome shotgun sequence DNA includes these proteins:
- the LOC112221191 gene encoding homeobox protein Nkx-2.5, giving the protein MFSSPSTSTPFSVKDILNLEHHTGAEDLVSLDISPRMDCALPTSCMLARLKQEPLREISSGSSLFGEELHGVKANRNTDFNFAAAFYGKSFLEMDIKDGKTDSLEGKHRKDMSYISQSEPVEDLKSEDPDRPAKPRKRRKPRVLFSQAQVYELERRFKQQKYLSAPERDHLAGVLKLTPTQVKIWFQNRRYKCKRQRQDQSLEMVGIPPPRRISVPVLVRDGKPCLGDSTTYNTSYNMGLNHFTYNSYPAFSNYPSPGCNMNHACNYPTTAVQSIQPSQNNGNYINFGVGELNNVQNTFPSGNGVSSLHGIRAW; this is encoded by the exons ATGTTTTCGAGCCCCAGTACGTCCACACCCTTCTCGGTTAAGGATATATTAAACCTGGAGCACCACACTGGTGCTGAGGACCTGGTCTCACTGGACATCTCTCCACGGATGGACTGTGCCTTACCGACCTCCTGCATGCTGGCCCGCCTGAAACAGGAGCCTCTCCGGGAGATATCGTCTGGAAGCTCGCTGTTTGGAGAGGAGCTCCATGGTGTTAAAGCCAACAGAAATACTGACTTCAACTTCGCCGCTGCCTTTTATGGGAAATCTTTCTTAGAAATGGATATCAAGGATGGGAAGACGGACAGCTTGGAGGGGAAACACAGAAAAG ACATGTCCTACATCTCTCAGAGCGAGCCGGTGGAGGACCTGAAGTCAGAGGACCCGGATCGACCCGCCAAACCCCGGAAGCGCAGGAAGCCGCGCGTGCTGTTTTCACAGGCGCAGGTGTATGAGCTGGAGCGTCGCTTCAAGCAGCAGAAGTACTTGTCGGCTCCGGAGAGAGATCACCTGGCCGGGGTGCTCAAACTGACCCCCACACAGGTCAAGATCTGGTTCCAGAACCGCCGCTACAAGTGCAAGAGACAGCGACAGGACCAGAGCCTGGAGATGGTTGGTATCCCGCCGCCGAGACGAATCTCAGTCCCAGTGCTGGTCCGAGACGGGAAGCCCTGCCTTGGAGACTCGACGACCTATAATACTTCATATAATATGGGCCTCAACCATTTCACGTATAACAGTTACCCAGCGTTCAGCAATTATCCCAGTCCTGGCTGTAATATGAACCATGCGTGTAACTATCCCACCACTGCGGTGCAGTCTATCCAGCCCTCACAAAACAACGGGAATTACATCAACTTCGGCGTGGGAGAGTTAAATAACGTTCAAAACACGTTTCCGTCCGGCAATGGAGTGTCTTCTTTACACGGAATCAGAGCGTGGTGA